A region from the Nitrospiraceae bacterium genome encodes:
- a CDS encoding VOC family protein, translated as MQEKRKTLGLRHLALRVRDVQVSQRFYERLFDMKVVWQPDPGNVYLSTGCDNLALHQVTSEELGQFNLSQVHPLDHLGFLMDSPASVDALFSEATTQGLTIVKPLKQHRDGSYSFYLSDPDQNTIQVLFEPSIQL; from the coding sequence ATGCAGGAAAAACGAAAAACCCTCGGGCTTCGACATTTGGCCTTACGGGTGCGGGATGTTCAGGTATCCCAGCGGTTTTATGAACGACTATTTGATATGAAAGTTGTGTGGCAGCCTGATCCCGGGAATGTCTACCTCAGTACGGGCTGTGACAATCTCGCACTGCATCAAGTGACTTCTGAAGAGTTGGGTCAATTTAACCTCTCCCAGGTTCACCCGTTGGATCATTTGGGGTTTTTAATGGATTCTCCGGCAAGTGTGGATGCGCTATTTTCGGAAGCCACAACACAGGGCCTCACGATTGTGAAACCCCTGAAGCAACATCGCGACGGTAGTTATTCGTTTTATCTCTCGGATCCGGATCAGAATACGATTCAGGTGTTGTTTGAACCCTCAATCCAATTGTAA
- a CDS encoding formylglycine-generating enzyme family protein gives MVLIPEGVFPMGVPKAARDGGLDERPNHDVFVSSFYMDKYELTNGRYLQFVTETGHRTPQHPTDPKKGLWKGNMMPESVTDLPVINVDWKDAEAYCRWAGKRLPTEAEWEKAAKGPNDWRFPWGDVEPTLEHLNFNQSWRGEATLTQVGIYEKGKSPYGIYDVAGNVWEWVADWYEADYYAKSPARNPPGPATGQFKVLRSSGWQGETPQVRIFTRIKSLPTDRNNSTGFRCAQDVPAPSGH, from the coding sequence ATGGTTTTAATTCCTGAGGGAGTCTTTCCCATGGGCGTGCCCAAGGCAGCCAGGGATGGGGGACTTGACGAACGGCCGAATCATGACGTGTTTGTGAGTAGTTTTTACATGGATAAGTACGAACTCACCAATGGGCGCTATCTTCAATTCGTGACTGAAACCGGTCACCGGACTCCCCAACATCCCACCGATCCAAAGAAAGGACTGTGGAAAGGAAATATGATGCCTGAGTCGGTCACCGACCTCCCGGTCATCAACGTGGACTGGAAAGATGCCGAAGCCTACTGCCGCTGGGCCGGGAAACGCCTTCCCACCGAAGCCGAGTGGGAAAAAGCCGCAAAAGGACCCAACGACTGGCGATTTCCTTGGGGTGACGTTGAACCGACGCTGGAACATTTGAACTTTAATCAATCGTGGCGGGGCGAGGCCACGTTAACCCAGGTGGGTATTTATGAAAAAGGCAAAAGCCCCTATGGTATTTACGATGTGGCGGGCAATGTCTGGGAATGGGTGGCCGACTGGTATGAAGCAGACTATTATGCCAAAAGCCCTGCCCGGAATCCCCCAGGACCCGCAACCGGCCAATTTAAAGTATTACGGAGTTCGGGCTGGCAAGGGGAAACCCCCCAGGTCCGAATTTTTACGAGGATCAAAAGTCTTCCAACGGACCGCAATAATTCCACTGGTTTCCGATGTGCCCAGGATGTGCCTGCACCATCGGGCCACTAA
- a CDS encoding uroporphyrinogen-III synthase, producing MSGEQLNIGFQGLRVGALESRMATEMERLIVRHGGVPIVAPSMRELPLSNNSQALECGDALMAGQVDLLILLTGVGLRTLLDVVQTRHTRETIIAALRNTVLVVRGPKPALVLKELGLQPNILVPEPNTWKDTLVALDASYPDGLQGLRIAVQEYGVSNPKFLEGLRERGAKVRPVPVYRWTLPEDLAPLKHLLQEVMDGVIPVLLITNAIQVEHLVKVLEKDEKINLFRKALHRMMVASIGHLASERLRHYGFPVDLEPSHPKMGILVKEASQAAHTILTTKNPPPMRDKPSP from the coding sequence ATGAGCGGTGAACAACTCAATATCGGCTTTCAAGGACTCCGGGTGGGGGCTCTTGAAAGCCGGATGGCCACGGAAATGGAACGGCTGATTGTCCGGCACGGAGGCGTGCCCATTGTCGCCCCGTCCATGAGGGAACTCCCACTATCGAACAATTCTCAGGCGCTGGAATGTGGTGATGCCTTGATGGCCGGTCAGGTTGACCTGCTCATCCTGCTCACCGGTGTAGGATTGCGGACTCTGCTGGATGTTGTACAAACCCGGCATACTCGTGAGACGATCATTGCCGCCTTGCGCAACACGGTGCTCGTCGTGCGAGGTCCCAAGCCGGCCCTGGTACTAAAGGAGCTTGGACTTCAGCCGAACATTCTGGTCCCTGAACCCAATACATGGAAAGATACGCTCGTCGCTCTTGATGCATCCTATCCGGATGGGCTCCAGGGCTTACGGATCGCCGTACAGGAATATGGGGTCAGTAACCCCAAATTTCTAGAAGGCCTGAGGGAACGGGGAGCAAAAGTTCGACCGGTCCCGGTCTATCGGTGGACCTTACCTGAGGATCTGGCACCCCTGAAACATCTCCTTCAGGAAGTCATGGATGGTGTCATACCGGTTTTGTTAATCACCAATGCCATTCAAGTGGAACATCTCGTTAAGGTGTTGGAAAAGGACGAGAAGATTAACCTTTTTAGAAAAGCCCTTCATCGCATGATGGTCGCCTCTATAGGCCATCTGGCAAGCGAACGGTTACGCCACTATGGCTTCCCCGTCGACCTCGAACCTTCCCACCCCAAAATGGGGATCCTGGTCAAAGAGGCCTCCCAGGCCGCTCACACCATCCTGACCACGAAGAACCCCCCGCCCATGAGGGATAAACCCTCGCCCTGA
- a CDS encoding alpha/beta hydrolase produces the protein MPTLIIPGIGNSDQDHWQTLWESANREFVRVKQRDWENPVCHEWVNVLEQAVAKIGESPVLVAHSLGCLCVAHWAARTSFKIKGALLVAPPNPDDAGFPSEAIGFYPVPLGSFEFPSIVVASSNDPYGSLEFARACASGWGSRFVNIGPAGHINSESELGDWPEGWALYQELTA, from the coding sequence ATCCCTACTCTCATAATTCCGGGAATCGGCAACTCTGACCAAGACCATTGGCAAACCCTGTGGGAGTCCGCAAACAGGGAATTTGTTCGTGTAAAACAACGAGATTGGGAAAATCCTGTTTGCCATGAGTGGGTGAATGTTCTTGAGCAAGCCGTGGCAAAAATCGGTGAAAGTCCCGTGCTTGTTGCGCATAGCTTGGGGTGTCTCTGCGTTGCACATTGGGCGGCGCGAACCAGCTTCAAGATCAAAGGAGCTTTACTGGTGGCGCCACCGAATCCGGATGATGCCGGTTTCCCCTCCGAGGCCATTGGATTTTATCCGGTGCCCCTAGGTTCGTTTGAATTTCCAAGCATCGTGGTGGCCAGTTCCAACGATCCGTATGGGAGTCTTGAGTTTGCCCGTGCTTGTGCGTCGGGGTGGGGTAGCCGTTTTGTGAATATTGGGCCAGCAGGGCACATCAACTCGGAGAGTGAGCTTGGAGACTGGCCTGAGGGATGGGCTCTTTATCAAGAACTGACCGCTTGA
- a CDS encoding type II toxin-antitoxin system RelE/ParE family toxin: protein MAAELIVAPEAEQDVAEAHAWYESRRIGLGEEFLNCVDACIEAICRTPHIYATVFENYRRGLVRRFPYAIFYECIEDRVTVYSVFHTARDPEKWRERLH from the coding sequence ATGGCCGCTGAGTTGATCGTTGCCCCGGAGGCCGAGCAAGACGTCGCAGAAGCGCACGCCTGGTATGAGAGTCGGCGGATCGGTTTGGGGGAAGAATTTTTGAATTGCGTCGATGCGTGCATTGAAGCGATCTGCCGTACACCACATATATATGCCACGGTCTTCGAGAACTATCGTCGTGGGTTGGTGCGACGCTTTCCGTATGCGATCTTTTATGAGTGTATCGAAGACCGAGTAACGGTCTACAGCGTGTTTCACACTGCGCGCGATCCTGAAAAATGGCGGGAGCGTCTTCATTGA
- a CDS encoding addiction module protein yields MAGHSAPDSVKLKKDSLCLNPIAGGFQVNPTNPSIFDLSPSEKLQLVEDLWDDLAATPEAVPVHDWQKEELARRKARLMKNPASGLTWEEVKRRVRSRYGR; encoded by the coding sequence ATGGCCGGCCACTCAGCTCCGGACTCGGTTAAGCTGAAAAAGGATTCGTTATGCTTGAACCCCATTGCAGGAGGTTTTCAGGTGAACCCAACCAATCCGTCGATTTTTGATCTGAGTCCGTCAGAAAAACTTCAGCTTGTCGAAGATTTGTGGGATGATCTTGCGGCCACTCCCGAAGCTGTACCAGTTCATGACTGGCAAAAGGAAGAGCTGGCCAGGAGAAAGGCCCGCCTGATGAAAAACCCTGCCTCCGGCCTCACGTGGGAAGAAGTCAAACGAAGAGTCCGAAGTCGTTATGGCCGCTGA
- a CDS encoding alpha/beta hydrolase gives MNVPTLILPGIGNSDHAHWQTFWEAANPEFVRVQQRDWNRPVCDEWVNVLEQAVAEIGESSVLVAHSLEC, from the coding sequence GTGAATGTTCCTACTCTCATTCTTCCGGGAATTGGTAATTCTGATCATGCCCATTGGCAAACGTTTTGGGAGGCTGCGAACCCAGAATTTGTTCGTGTGCAGCAACGGGACTGGAATAGGCCTGTCTGTGATGAGTGGGTGAATGTGCTTGAACAAGCCGTAGCGGAAATCGGGGAGAGTTCCGTCCTTGTTGCCCACAGCCTGGAATGTTGA